A stretch of DNA from Cannabis sativa cultivar Pink pepper isolate KNU-18-1 chromosome X, ASM2916894v1, whole genome shotgun sequence:
ATGCGAGCATACTTATAGAACAACACAGCAAGCCTATCACGGTGTTTCTCAACATCAAATATGGGAGGAATCGGTTTCATATCAATAAAGTATTCGGCGAACGATGCAACGAAACAACCACAGTcactgcaaaacaaccaaaaaacaacagcagaaaaacttaaaaaaggaaaataacattacaaattttaaaaacatttgaaaataaaaaataaaaacaacttacTTCGAGGTTTGTTGAGGCAAACCATCAACCTTAACAACTTCGAAAGGGTCTAAACAAACCGGtttgttttcctttttgaaCTCATCAAACAAAGCAAAAAAGTGGGGCAACAACACCGCAAATGGCTGACAAGCTTTGATAGCAGCACTATCTTTCATAGCAGTCGACAAGGAGTTGTACATGTACATACGCCTTTCCTCAATATTCAATCGACCAAGAATCCAATGTGATTCAGTCTCCATATGGATGATAAAGAAAACATGATCGCACAAATGCCAAGGGGAACCACATAACATTTTTCTACCTCTTATATAATCAGCAATGGCATGCTGGGCAgttatcaaagaaagattttttttctgtgcaataaatttttcatacaaagcatGAATGGTTTTGAAGAATAAGCAATCGGTGGTTGTGAACTTAACCTTTGGCTCCTTTGCATACTTTCCTTTTTTACGTAGATAGTAAAAAATGATGTCCAGAtgctaaacaataaaaaatgagaaatgttcgaaaatcagaaaatgaattatatttcaacaactaaaaaacaaccaacAAACAACCTGAATAAAACTATAgactgaaatttttgaaaaaaaatcaaaagaaaaaataaattaacttacaGAATTAGTTAAACATTGGCCAGGATATGCAAGCTTGTGGAACCACATCTTGGTTGCAACATCTTCCACGCCAAAACGAAAAGGGGGAACAATCTTATCCTTACCCTTCAAGTAAACCTTGTCCTTGTCATGcctaacatttaaaaaaaaaaatgaaacataaatagtaaagtaaaaaacaaaaaatacaaaaacacaacaaaaatgctgaaaataaacacttacggaTCTTTCTTCGATCGGCGTCCTTCACCAAGCCACAAGTTAAAATCATTCTCGTCTTTATGTTCTACATCTTTACCAATCTTATCATCGAGAGGACACAACCCAGCCACATACTTAACAACTCCATAACCAGAACCATCTTTAGAACTAGAAATGGAAGAGTCATACTCCATAAACGGAGACGTCAGCGCTATGGGTTTCTTAGATTTCCTCTTGTCAACAAGAGGAGTTTCTTCAACGGGAATTGGGTCCTCTTCAAGTTCAATGTTAGAATCAACATTGAGACCTGTTGCACccatctaatatattttttccacaaaaatgaaagaaaatagacAGTGTTAAACACAAAAAGTatgaagaaactaaaaaacaaccaaaaaaaaaaatatacctcaAAACAAACAAGACGACGATCCGTAACCTCAACATTTTCAGAAACTGAAATCTGTTTACAAGGATCACCACCAATTCCATCTGAAGACATCTGTTTATATATGGTATTAAAAAGTAATTGGAGCATGGGTAAAAAATAACAACCTTtacacaaccaaaaaacaacacaaaagcaACATTACCATAATCTCAACTGCTTTTACACCGGACTGAACAGTAGCCTCAACATCTATTTGAGTAGGCCCGTCATTGAAATCAACGAAATTCTTGAtacagaaaataaaggaaaaaagaaaatggaaaaaaagtgaagttattatttgtgaaatacttcaacaactaaaaaaaaactacataacaacttaaaaacaaaataaaaacaacaagtaAAATAAGAAGACCAACAATAAATTGAGAACAACATATTCTATAAACACagccatataaataacataataaatacaaataaatagtcTGAAAAATAGTTGCAaatttctgaaaaataaaacataacaagAGACATAACAATAACATAGAATTACAAGACCACAACCTAAAACGGACttacaacaaaataaaccacACAAAGTAACTAAAACCTAGTTACATTGTCTACTTATCTACCTTCTCCTCACTATCAGTGGATTCATCATCACTGctcatatcatttttttcttttgagtcaGAATCTTCATCGGCTTGACCATCCTTGTCTTCACCTTCACTACCCTCCCCTTCTTCATCACCCATAACATTCTCTTCTTCATTTTCATCAGTTTCTTCAGATCCATTTAAATCAAAATCTGCTTCATCACCACTTCCATCATCATCATTGGAAGAGTCACTGCCTTTTTCCTATATtgaaatgacaaattaaattagtataaaacaacttaaaaaaaaccgaaaaacaactattgaaaaactaaaataccTTGGCATAGGAATCGGCAAAAACAGTAGAAAACTCGTATGCCGCATTGAAGCCATCTGAGCACCAAAAGAAACAAACTGTGCAGACACAAACTCTttcaactcaaccaaatcagatGAAATCTTCTGTTGGGAAGTATGCAACGAATCGATCTTGACCTCCAACCCATGAAATTTCTCAGAAAAGGCATCAAGCTTGACAGAAATGTCACTCTGAGCAACAGGTTGGCTCTTCGGGAACAGGAAGACTCTTGTAAGAGTTGTAGTCGGTGTCGAACTTGAAACTGCTCagtttcaaagctttgaactcaccaGCCGTGGGCCTCATATTTGAAAGTTGCAGCTGAtcaaaaaacaccaaaaaaaaaatttcaattatgaagattattaataatgaaaaacaaaacaaaaacaactaCTGAAAAACCAAATTACAACAAACAGATATACCTTATCTTTGGAAACATCAAAGATAGTAGTCTTCAAAACTTTGAAAGTAGGCTGACTATTGCATGTCCACTGAGTGATCCTTGGAATACGAGAGTTTTCCTTTTGGCAGTACTTACCTTTCATGTACTTACAACACTCGTAGAACCAAACTTGAAGAACATGAGGACAACCAATCAAAGTGTAAAAAACACTCGGCCTCTTTCCCGAACTCCTTGCCTTCCTAACACCCTCAACCCAACTATCAAGCTTACCCTTCAATGAGGAAATAGTCAATTCAAAAGAACTCCGGCCCCAAGCAAATTCATTGTACCTCCCACTATCTACAACATCTAAAATAGACTTGGGTACATTTTTATGCTTAGTGCCACTAAGCAAGAACCACTCCACAAAATACAAAACTGCCAACTTCACAGCATCCTCATCAGAATCACCCCAactcttggtggtaaaacatTCCCTAACAGATTCCTTAGTGATAGAGGACGAAGTTGGCCAATATCTTTCACaaagactattaacctcttgctTAAAATCTAAGACACTACAGTCACCTTCACAGTCTAACCCAGTAATCAATGCAAATTCCTCAATGCTAAACCTAAGCCTAACACCGCGTATCATTACCCACAACTCAGCATCATTAGGTTGCTGAACCTCCCGGAGCAACAACCCATGAAACACTTGGGGTTGAACTTTAAAATCAGGAAGGTTAAGGAAATGACCAAAACAGGTTTTCGAAAACATTTCAAGCTGTACATCTGAAAGACAAGACTTAATGTTCTCTATCACCTGGAAAGTAGCAGTGGAAAAAGCTTTCGCAATGAATAGATTCTTCTGGTCGTAAATATAATCCCATTCCTGTATAAATTGAAACAAAATAAATCaggacaaaaacaaaaaaaactaaaacaaaaatagaaaacaaataataaaaataatttttttttaaaaaaaaaggacacCTTAGGGGGATTTTTCTTTGGTAGGTCAAATCCTTCAACCTTCACTGAGGTCCTAGCATGGACCTGCAAAAAAACGGAAATACAAAGTAAAACATAAGCAACAAATCTTAGATACAATAACAatgaatatataaaaatgtagtaACCAAATTACAACCaattaaaaacctaaaaacaacgTTTATGAAACCCTTACAGTATGATAAATGTAAGAGATAAACAACTttcaaaaaaatacagtaagaACACTGTcacaacttataaaaaaaacaactaaaatattaaCAACACTGTACAAGCTCGTTGTTATGAAATTTCGAAAATGGTAGTCGATAATAGTAGTGTGACAAACAACCGAGAAAAAACTGACAATAAACATATACAAAACTAAAGAATAAACAACACTGAAAGATCTTGTTGCAATTGAAATTAGTAAAATGCTTCTCAATACTAACAGTGTGTAAAACAACCGAAAACAAATtcacaataaacatataaacaACCAATGAGGAAAAGCAATTCAAAGCTCTAACAAAATTCGAATTGAACTGGGCAATTTTTCAACAACCAAACAACAActgaataaaaacaacaaaacaacatcaACCACAATACATGACAGAAATACATAAAGAACaccaaaaaaacataaaaacatccTAATAAACACCTAAACCAGTGACCTAAAAAGCTCATGTAAAAATTAACACAATAAAATGAAACCAAGCAAATTTAAATTACCTTCGATTCAACTTTGGGCTTTTGGTCCTCACCATGCACTTCATCCTCAAAATCAGAATCTGAGGAAACCTAGAACAAAAAATGGGGAAAACTTTAAATCATCAAATGTAACACCACAAATAAAACAACcagaaaaaaactaaagaaaaatttaaaaacaacaaagagaAACTTACATCGCGTGCAGACTTGGAAATTTTTGCTCTCTTAGTCTTAGGAGCATCGGCTTTAACAGGAGGGGCTCTTTTCTTAGTGTCCGATGTCTCTGGAACATCAGCCACTAaatttttagcaattttttttaaccccATCTTAGGTTCGACTTTGGAAGTAACAGTTGGAGCCTTCTTCGATTTTTTAGAAACTTTCTTCGCCGGAGATGGTGATTTCGAACCACTTCTAGTGGTTGCCATTTATATAGAGAAAATATAGTGGAGGATGACAATGTAGGTTGAGGAAAACGTGGGTGAGggcttggagaaggtgatcgtgGGAAGAAGAAATGGGTTAGGGCTTGATAATGGTGATCGTGGGAAGCTCGGTTTGAAGAGTGGAAGAATCAGataaatgaaaaattcaaaaaaaaaaaataagaaaggaGTTATGAGGTGGCGTGCGTGTACGTGTGTAAGGAAGAAGGGAaaaggtaaaattgtaattattaaactttttgaaaagtaaaattgaaaaatgtaaaagttaaaaaagtttaaaaaaccgtGTAttgataaaaatgtaaaaaaggtGTCAATTTTGACATGAGGTGTAAAAATCTCTTTAATTAATCCCTTGCTGAAATCAACTTAGCTAGGTGTCAAAAACCTAAGGCAGCCACCtatctcttatttttttcaaatgacaaaaatgccctttaaggtataacttaggtatttctaaagctaggggtaaaatggtcaatttccataaccccgctcaattccgattaggggtgttcataaaaaccgaaaaaccgaaaccgaccatcaaaccgaccagaccgtaaccgaattttcggttccacgtcatcaccgaatttggcggtcggtttcggtttcggtttttttgacacggcggtcggtttcggttcttgaaataaaaaaaatagtttaaccaaaaaaccgtcaaaaccgccaaaaaccgcccaaaaccgccaaaaaccgcctaaaaccgcccaaaaccgcccaaaactgccaaaaaccgcctaaaaccgccaaaccgaaaaccgccaaaaaccgtacggtcggttttatacggttataatttctaaacggtcggttacggttttcgtaaaataaaaaccgtaaccgtccggtcggttataaaattttaaaaaccgaccataaccgaccgattttcacccctaattccgataatttattttctctaaaatatttcccactatgaaataaggttctaaacttacccatgtgatcaatctagccatccatcgcattttccgttgtcgccgagcaaaaattacaaaaataacatattttacatataagctaaacaatacccctagagtttaataaaatcttcggaattgagaaattataactctaatatttatttctaaatattggggtccacaattaaattaattcacaaataataataaaataataaaaattagtgctaattgcctttactaatccacattactagagcggtcattacaaagagagagagagagagagagagagagagagagagagagagagagagtttgaaatgAGGGGTAGAATTAGGTTTGATGAAATGTTAGCCTGttataggaaaattttatttacaccccataaaattataagtacaccctattttttttttaagaaaattaattttaattttaattaatctctAACgtttacttttaatattttttttttctaaaagttccttttcacattattttctctaaatataaatagttattttaattttattttcacatttttttaaaaatcatttatactttttttaatttcatttcatataatatttaattttaattgtttgtcttaatattttgaaaaaaaattaatttttattttataagtgtattttttaagaatattagaaggataattttttttataaattaaagatatatattttatataaaataaaaattattaaactagagtgtgtttataattttatggggtGTGAATAAAATTTCCCTATACTAATATAAgttaacttaaattaagtaaaataattttaatccaAGTAAAATTTCCCAACCAAATTAAAAGCTTTTGCATTTTAATCCAAAAACAAAAGACAAGTTTTTTGATATTGCTTGTTGTGACTTTCTGCAAGACAAAAGGTGATGTAGGCTACTTTTGCttatatgagaaaaaaaaaaatagaaacgaAAAGAAAAAACGAGTAACATCTTGATGTGTATGGTGATAAATAGACCCACGAGGGCCACGACGACACATTCTTATGGTTGAAGTTCAGAGTTGAATTTTCGAAGTTCAAAagtaaacttttatttttttagatagTACCACTATTATTATAAAGTTATTTACAACagcaataaaaacaaaatagggaatttcctattttttttattttttatatctatTAATTGGTGTTAGTGAGAAATGAATCTTTCTAGAAGATACAGCatctcatattattattatttattttgagaaaGAGAATAGGGAAATAAAGGTACATAAAAGCATCTCTAGTAAAATTTTAGAGGAAGTTTAATCCTATGCATATATGATGtgacaaaatattaaaaaattatattattggaaaaaaaatattattttaaaaatttataaatgttaTGTTATAACATTGATATTAtaaaaactcctattgcaagCTCAGTTATTTTAGAAACTTaaactataaatttaaaaaaaaatttaaaaaaataataaatgaagtaattcccttttatttttttaatgaaaaattaaagctaaaaaattattgtaattaatacatactagaaaaatatttttagagagTTGTATAcattgaaatatttttaaaaataaaaatatcaaaaataatgtgaaaaaaataaaatattatattttaaaataatgttaTCTTATtacaaaaaagaataaataaataaaaaaaaagtggtcCGAATCCTAAGTAATAatgaaatgaataaataaataagaagtAATGGTGGTTTGACAATATTGTCTTTCCAAAGTCAAAGAACGGCAACGCAGTGCGTCATGTATGAATGAGACGACGAAGAAGGTGTTGCACTGTTAAGAGCTTtgcctctttttcttttatttgttttctattttttttttatatatttgtagtTGGAATTTGAAATATCAATTTCTTTTATTCCCAATTAATAGTATATTATATTACTAGTCATACAGATACACTCATTTCTCGTAGTCAAGAAACTACgcaccatcatcatcattaccAGTACCAAACCATCTGCATCTTTGTTATTGTTCATCAAACTCTGCTCTTATTCCATTATCAGATCCTAATATTTATCAGGTGGGTTTTCTTTTTAAGATTATTAATTCAGACTCTCTGCTCCCTTTTTTGTTGTTGAGGTTTTGTGGATTTATTCATTCTTTTTTTTAGGTAATTAGTTTTTCTGTACATGTTGAAGATCTTCTTATTATCTTTTTTAAGTTTTTCGTACAAGTCTTTAAACAatattgtataatatatattgattcGAATTGAGACTTACCATAGAGCTATGGCTTAAGACTTTTGCTCTGTTTAATGTTTGGTTGCTATGAACtgtaatgaaaatataattatatatataaatatttttcttgccaatgattttgatttttgaatttctcttgattttgTGGATGGTATATACTTTCAGCATCTGTTGTTTAATGGTTTCTCAAGATTTGGTTATTTTTTCCTTCCCTGTTATTTGTTACTTGAAAGTTCATATTAAAAAATGACTATAGAATATTAATCCCAAATCGAAGAAATTTGTCCTCATATGCTAATTGAATTGAATTTGGTGTTGTTTTTACAGAATATTTTGCAGGATTATCACAAGTGTAAATTCAACAAAAGAGAGATGACTTCAAATGGAAAAGTACGTTCTGATTGCTATTATGCACCTAATCCTTATCATGAATGCACTGAAGCTTGCTTGAAGAGAATAGCAGAAGGAAAGGTCCGCACGGAAAAAAAGAAATCAGGTTattttccattttcaattttttcttctCTCTCATGTACTCTCTTCATATTTGCTATACAAACAAACCAAAATGTTATTGTTCTCCCTGATTTTCATTGCTTTAGCGCAATGCTTTTTCACCTAGTTATTAATATGTATTGCTTTAGCTTTTctttttgtacaacaattctTTGTTATTGGTCAATTGATTAAAAATGTTATTGAGTTTTAAAAGAATATGTTTTATTCCTATCAGAGTTTGTTGCtgtgatatttttcttaaaccATTTCTGAACTTGGGACAACAATATTGgatttccttttttctttttgtctgTTAAAGATAATGGCAGTGTTATAAAAGATGGTGGTCTGAACAAAAGATATGAAGATAAAATTGTTGGCCGAGCATGCCCTAAGGCATCTAATCCTTACCATGAGTGTAATGAAAATTGCCTCAAAAAAGCTGGAGGAAAAGAAGATATAAACCAACCAGGTTTTAACCCCTTTTTCTATCTCCTTTTTTTGAACCCCATAaactttctttaaataaatttcCCAAATGACTAGATAGAGATCAAGAGTTGAGTGAAGAGAACTAAGTAATACTAACCTTTGCATGTTGATTGATCTCTTTTCCTTGTGAAATTATAGTCCTCTGATTATGTAACAATTGACAAATGCAATGGGTTAACACAAATAACATACCATTGGCTTCCATTCAACaaatgattgttttatgttCCATTTAATTGCAGGCTCAATTCTTGATCTTCCCATGAAGTTGGGAAAGAAAAAGATGCAAGAATCTCGATCAATGCCACCGCCTCGAGAGCCTGACAGTGCACCTGCAAGAGATAGAGCTTTCAACAACAGTGCTTCATTGCCTCCAAAACGCATATATTCTACAGAAAAGCTTGGATCACAAAATGGGGAGAACTACTCTTCTTCGGAGACGTATTCTGGAGAAATTCATGCTGAAGAGTCTCCTTATGATGAGAAGCACGTCAACTCTTATCCAATATCCATGACTGAAATTCTCAAGATGGTAAGCTGAAATTCATAttgaacacacacacacacacacacacactcacaTTTCTTACCAATTCTCTTTCTAATCATGTACCTCTCCTTGGCAGCCTGATTATCCCAAAGATCCTCCGAAACAAGATGTCAACTCCATTGCCATTGAACAACCAATACATCAGAAAGAGGAGAAAAACCATCAGCCAATGACAGAGGCAGTTTCATCTCCTGTCGTGAATGAGAAAAGAGAAGGAACTACTGGTTCACCCTCTGAATCCAGCTTTACTTTCACTGGTGTACCTCATGG
This window harbors:
- the LOC115710135 gene encoding uncharacterized protein LOC115710135 isoform X3 — its product is MNETTKKNILQDYHKCKFNKREMTSNGKVRSDCYYAPNPYHECTEACLKRIAEGKVRTEKKKSGSILDLPMKLGKKKMQESRSMPPPREPDSAPARDRAFNNSASLPPKRIYSTEKLGSQNGENYSSSETYSGEIHAEESPYDEKHVNSYPISMTEILKMPDYPKDPPKQDVNSIAIEQPIHQKEEKNHQPMTEAVSSPVVNEKREGTTGSPSESSFTFTGVPHGFQESDDEEAQSVISDASVSVGKYRVKGRLSSILQSIFDKYGDIAASCQLESIAMRSYYLECVCFVVQELESTQIMQLTKSKVKEMLAILKDVESSGIDVAWLRRVLSEGAETIELISQHHAIAVAKTNCEQDLETTRKQVESQMADLTLKEKEVLEAKKRIAETRAYLRELELKSSVLNETVSSIKSKVETLNSKSLLDGVL
- the LOC133031836 gene encoding uncharacterized protein LOC133031836; amino-acid sequence: MATTRSGSKSPSPAKKVSKKSKKAPTVTSKVEPKMGLKKIAKNLVADVPETSDTKKRAPPVKADAPKTKRAKISKSARDVSSDSDFEDEVHGEDQKPKVESKVHARTSVKVEGFDLPKKNPPKEWDYIYDQKNLFIAKAFSTATFQVIENIKSCLSDVQLEMFSKTCFGHFLNLPDFKVQPQVFHGLLLREVQQPNDAELWVMIRGVRLRFSIEEFALITGLDCEGDCSVLDFKQEVNSLCERYWPTSSSITKESVRECFTTKSWGDSDEDAVKLAVLYFVEWFLLSGTKHKNVPKSILDVVDSGRYNEFAWGRSSFELTISSLKGKLDSWVEGVRKARSSGKRPSVFYTLIGCPHVLQVWFYECCKYMKGKYCQKENSRIPRITQWTCNSQPTFKVLKTTIFDVSKDKLQLSNMRPTAGEFKALKLSSFKFDTDYNSYKSLPVPEEPTCCSE
- the LOC115710135 gene encoding uncharacterized protein LOC115710135 isoform X1, translated to MNETTKKNILQDYHKCKFNKREMTSNGKVRSDCYYAPNPYHECTEACLKRIAEGKVRTEKKKSDNGSVIKDGGLNKRYEDKIVGRACPKASNPYHECNENCLKKAGGKEDINQPGSILDLPMKLGKKKMQESRSMPPPREPDSAPARDRAFNNSASLPPKRIYSTEKLGSQNGENYSSSETYSGEIHAEESPYDEKHVNSYPISMTEILKMPDYPKDPPKQDVNSIAIEQPIHQKEEKNHQPMTEAVSSPVVNEKREGTTGSPSESSFTFTGVPHGFQESDDEEAQSVISDASVSVGKYRVKGRLSSILQSIFDKYGDIAASCQLESIAMRSYYLECVCFVVQELESTQIMQLTKSKVKEMLAILKDVESSGIDVAWLRRVLSEGAETIELISQHHAIAVAKTNCEQDLETTRKQVESQMADLTLKEKEVLEAKKRIAETRAYLRELELKSSVLNETVSSIKSKVETLNSKSLLDGVL
- the LOC133031835 gene encoding uncharacterized protein LOC133031835 isoform X1, whose amino-acid sequence is MWFHKLAYPGQCLTNSHLDIIFYYLRKKGKYAKEPKVKFTTTDCLFFKTIHALYEKFIAQKKNLSLITAQHAIADYIRGRKMLCGSPWHLCDHVFFIIHMETESHWILGRLNIEERRMYMYNSLSTAMKDSAAIKACQPFAVLLPHFFALFDEFKKENKPVCLDPFEVVKVDGLPQQTSNDCGCFVASFAEYFIDMKPIPPIFDVEKHRDRLAVLFYKYARMKEVDFIDSEDEASPKGPKKNLS
- the LOC115710135 gene encoding uncharacterized protein LOC115710135 isoform X2, with protein sequence MTSNGKVRSDCYYAPNPYHECTEACLKRIAEGKVRTEKKKSDNGSVIKDGGLNKRYEDKIVGRACPKASNPYHECNENCLKKAGGKEDINQPGSILDLPMKLGKKKMQESRSMPPPREPDSAPARDRAFNNSASLPPKRIYSTEKLGSQNGENYSSSETYSGEIHAEESPYDEKHVNSYPISMTEILKMPDYPKDPPKQDVNSIAIEQPIHQKEEKNHQPMTEAVSSPVVNEKREGTTGSPSESSFTFTGVPHGFQESDDEEAQSVISDASVSVGKYRVKGRLSSILQSIFDKYGDIAASCQLESIAMRSYYLECVCFVVQELESTQIMQLTKSKVKEMLAILKDVESSGIDVAWLRRVLSEGAETIELISQHHAIAVAKTNCEQDLETTRKQVESQMADLTLKEKEVLEAKKRIAETRAYLRELELKSSVLNETVSSIKSKVETLNSKSLLDGVL
- the LOC133031835 gene encoding uncharacterized protein LOC133031835 isoform X2, whose amino-acid sequence is MMSSDGIGGDPCKQISVSENVEVTDRRLVCFEMGATGLNVDSNIELEEDPIPVEETPLVDKRKSKKPIALTSPFMEYDSSISSSKDGSGYGVVKYVAGLCPLDDKIGKDVEHKDENDFNLWLGEGRRSKKDP